The following proteins are encoded in a genomic region of Streptomyces sp. SLBN-31:
- a CDS encoding glycoside hydrolase family 15 protein, which translates to MNNRADGPAPVRDGACSPWVLRDYAVLADGERGAVVDPEGRIVWLCAPRWHSDAVFSSLIGGSGYFAVEPLERWHVWGGYYEDGTLIRVSRWVTSDSVIECRDALAMPASPDRLVLLRRMRVERGEARLRVSLDPRPGFGTDRLRGPRLEGDVWTARSSELCLRLLGAHHASWNPESGLRGEFRLHKGDEHDLVLELATGEQASPLEPRCLWARTEEEWRGVVPDCSGLAAPRDARHAYAVLRGLTSSAGGMVAAATTSLPERANSGRSYDYRFAWLRDQCYAGLAVAAHGPHPLFDSAVRFTAERLLDDGAGVHPAYSVDGGPVPEEDTLPFPGYPGGSDRIGNQAAEQFQLDTFGEALQLFAAAARMDRLEPEAERAVTVAVDAVRDNWQRPDAGLWELEQRWWTHSRLGVVCGLRGIAQALPGPTGRRCAEIADVIYAETRRRCLRPDGRWRRAVDDDGAEAALLLPLARGCPSADDPSNAITRAFIEERLAEDGYLYRFAHPGVPLGEAEGAFLLCGFTMALAADHLGDRTGALRWFERTRAACGPSGLFAEEYDVRQRQLRGNLPQAFVHGLLLECAARLNDTSSRSR; encoded by the coding sequence ATGAACAACAGAGCTGACGGACCGGCACCAGTACGAGACGGCGCCTGCTCCCCATGGGTCCTACGGGACTACGCCGTCCTCGCCGACGGCGAGCGCGGGGCGGTGGTGGACCCGGAGGGCAGGATCGTCTGGCTGTGCGCGCCACGGTGGCACAGCGACGCCGTGTTCTCCTCGCTCATCGGCGGCAGCGGCTACTTCGCGGTGGAACCGCTGGAGCGGTGGCACGTCTGGGGCGGCTACTACGAGGATGGCACGCTCATCCGGGTCAGCCGCTGGGTGACCTCGGATTCGGTGATCGAATGCCGTGACGCACTGGCGATGCCGGCGTCTCCGGATCGTCTGGTGCTGCTGCGCCGCATGCGCGTCGAACGAGGTGAGGCACGGCTGCGGGTGTCCCTTGACCCACGTCCCGGCTTCGGTACGGACCGCCTACGGGGTCCTCGACTGGAGGGAGATGTGTGGACGGCTCGGTCGTCGGAACTGTGCCTGCGGCTCCTGGGCGCGCACCATGCGTCGTGGAATCCCGAGTCGGGGCTGCGTGGCGAGTTCCGGCTGCACAAGGGCGACGAGCATGACCTCGTGCTGGAGCTCGCGACAGGAGAGCAGGCATCCCCCCTGGAGCCGCGCTGCTTGTGGGCCAGGACGGAAGAGGAGTGGCGTGGAGTGGTGCCGGACTGCTCGGGCCTCGCGGCGCCGCGGGATGCCCGCCACGCCTATGCCGTCCTACGGGGGCTGACCAGCTCCGCGGGCGGTATGGTCGCTGCCGCCACCACGTCGTTGCCGGAGCGGGCGAACAGCGGGCGCAGTTACGACTACCGCTTCGCCTGGCTGCGGGACCAGTGCTACGCGGGCCTGGCCGTCGCCGCTCATGGGCCGCATCCCTTGTTCGACAGCGCGGTGCGTTTCACCGCGGAACGCCTCCTGGACGACGGTGCGGGAGTACATCCCGCCTACAGCGTCGACGGCGGACCGGTGCCCGAGGAGGACACACTGCCGTTCCCGGGCTACCCCGGGGGCAGTGACCGGATCGGGAATCAGGCAGCCGAACAGTTCCAGCTCGACACTTTCGGCGAGGCGCTTCAGCTTTTTGCCGCCGCGGCCCGCATGGACCGGCTCGAACCAGAGGCGGAGCGCGCCGTGACGGTGGCAGTGGACGCGGTACGGGACAACTGGCAGCGGCCCGACGCCGGACTGTGGGAGCTGGAACAGCGATGGTGGACGCACTCGCGGCTCGGCGTCGTCTGCGGTCTGCGCGGCATCGCGCAGGCACTTCCCGGACCGACGGGCCGCCGCTGTGCCGAGATCGCCGACGTCATCTACGCGGAGACCCGGCGGCGCTGCTTGCGTCCCGACGGTCGGTGGCGGCGGGCCGTCGACGACGACGGTGCGGAGGCCGCCCTGTTGCTGCCCCTGGCCCGTGGCTGCCCGTCCGCGGACGATCCCAGTAACGCGATCACGCGCGCCTTCATCGAGGAGCGGCTGGCCGAGGACGGGTATTTGTATCGCTTCGCTCACCCGGGCGTGCCCCTCGGGGAGGCCGAAGGAGCCTTTCTGTTGTGCGGGTTCACCATGGCGCTGGCCGCCGATCATCTCGGTGACCGGACCGGCGCGCTGCGCTGGTTCGAACGAACCCGGGCGGCCTGCGGACCGTCCGGGCTGTTCGCGGAAGAGTACGACGTGCGTCAGCGCCAACTGCGCGGCAACCTGCCCCAGGCCTTCGTCCACGGGCTGCTGCTGGAGTGCGCCGCTCGCCTCAACGACACCTCCAGCCGTTCACGCTGA
- a CDS encoding thiamine pyrophosphate-requiring protein, whose amino-acid sequence MTEVADYVLQRLTEWGVKRVYGYPGDGINGLLGAFDRAQGDPEFIQVRHEEMAAFMACAHAKFTGEVGVCTATSGPGAVHLLNGLYDAKLDHQPVVAVVGQQKRLSLGAHYQQEIPLDRLFADVSEYCQMVVHPGQARHVIDRAFKTALTMRGVATVIIPEDVQEEDAQPSPPKMHGSVFSSVGWSRPRVLPDHDELRKAADILNEGSKVAMLIGQGAAKAQEEVVEVAELLGAGVAKALLGREVLPDDLPFVTGPIGLLGSKASDNMIQDCDTLLMVGSSFPYSEWLPDEGQARGVEIDIDGRMIGIRYPMDAHLVGDSKETLSALIPMLRRKEDRGWREKIEKDVREWNDLCDRWAAQHFDKTINPQAVAAELSSRLPDGAILTADSGSGTNWWARHLKLRQGMQASLSGTLATMGPGTPYAISARFAYPDRPVIAFVGDGAFQMNGMNEMITVKRYLERLSGPAPFIFCVFNNQDLNQVTWEQRAMAGDPKYPGSQEIPDVPYAAYAELLGLKGILCTEPKKVGAAWDEALASDRPVVLEFKVDNEIAPIPPHIMKSQGKKAAKAALHDPEKVGIATKGARQKLTEYAEHLPGRGKK is encoded by the coding sequence ATGACCGAAGTCGCCGACTACGTGCTGCAGCGTCTGACCGAGTGGGGCGTGAAGCGCGTGTACGGGTACCCGGGGGACGGGATCAACGGGTTGCTGGGTGCCTTCGACCGGGCCCAGGGCGACCCGGAGTTCATTCAGGTACGGCATGAGGAGATGGCCGCCTTCATGGCATGTGCACATGCCAAGTTCACCGGTGAGGTCGGTGTGTGCACGGCGACGTCGGGTCCTGGTGCGGTACATCTGCTCAACGGGCTGTACGACGCGAAGCTGGATCACCAGCCGGTGGTGGCCGTGGTGGGCCAGCAGAAACGGCTGAGCCTGGGGGCGCATTACCAGCAGGAGATCCCCCTGGACCGGCTGTTCGCGGACGTGTCGGAGTACTGCCAGATGGTGGTGCACCCGGGGCAGGCGCGGCATGTGATCGACCGGGCGTTCAAGACGGCGCTGACCATGCGCGGCGTGGCCACGGTGATCATTCCGGAGGACGTGCAGGAGGAGGACGCCCAGCCCTCGCCGCCGAAGATGCACGGTTCGGTGTTCTCCAGCGTGGGCTGGAGCCGCCCCCGTGTTCTTCCCGACCACGACGAGTTGCGCAAGGCCGCCGACATCCTCAACGAGGGCAGCAAGGTCGCCATGCTGATCGGACAGGGCGCGGCGAAGGCCCAGGAAGAGGTCGTCGAGGTCGCGGAGCTGTTGGGCGCGGGGGTGGCCAAGGCGCTGCTCGGGCGCGAGGTGCTGCCCGACGACCTGCCGTTCGTCACCGGTCCGATCGGGCTGCTGGGCAGCAAGGCCAGCGACAACATGATCCAGGACTGCGACACGCTGCTCATGGTGGGCAGCAGTTTCCCGTACTCGGAGTGGCTGCCGGACGAGGGGCAGGCGCGGGGCGTCGAGATCGACATCGACGGGCGGATGATCGGTATCCGTTACCCGATGGACGCCCACCTGGTCGGGGACTCGAAGGAGACACTGAGCGCCCTGATCCCGATGCTGCGCCGCAAGGAGGACCGCGGCTGGCGGGAGAAGATCGAGAAGGACGTCCGTGAATGGAACGACCTGTGCGACCGGTGGGCCGCCCAGCACTTCGACAAGACGATCAATCCGCAGGCCGTGGCCGCCGAATTGTCGTCGCGGCTGCCCGACGGCGCCATCCTGACCGCCGACTCGGGCTCGGGCACCAACTGGTGGGCCCGGCATCTGAAGCTGCGCCAGGGCATGCAGGCGTCCCTGTCCGGAACGCTGGCCACGATGGGGCCGGGCACGCCGTACGCGATCTCGGCGCGGTTCGCCTACCCGGACCGGCCGGTGATCGCGTTCGTCGGGGACGGGGCGTTCCAGATGAACGGCATGAACGAGATGATCACCGTCAAGCGGTACCTGGAGCGGCTGTCCGGGCCGGCGCCGTTCATCTTCTGCGTCTTCAACAACCAGGACCTCAACCAGGTCACCTGGGAGCAGCGGGCCATGGCCGGCGACCCCAAGTACCCCGGCTCCCAAGAGATCCCCGACGTCCCCTACGCCGCCTATGCCGAGCTGCTCGGCTTGAAGGGCATCCTGTGCACCGAGCCGAAGAAGGTCGGCGCCGCGTGGGACGAGGCCCTGGCCAGTGACCGGCCGGTGGTCCTGGAGTTCAAGGTCGACAACGAGATCGCCCCGATCCCGCCGCACATCATGAAGTCGCAGGGCAAGAAGGCCGCCAAGGCGGCGCTGCACGATCCGGAAAAGGTCGGGATCGCCACCAAGGGCGCGCGGCAGAAGCTGACCGAGTACGCCGAACATCTGCCTGGTCGGGGGAAGAAGTGA
- a CDS encoding SDR family oxidoreductase: protein MVVITGASAGVGRAAARAFATRGAAVALLARGQQGLEQAAHDVRAADGRALPLTVDVADAQAVDAAAQRVEDELGPIDVWVNAAFTTVFAPVTEINPEELKRATEVTYFGFVHGTQAALRRMLPRDRGTIVQVGSALAYRSVPLQAVYCGAKHAIQGFTDSLRCELLHDGSGVRVTTVHLPGVNTPQFSWVLTRLPRHPQPVPPVYQPEVAAEGILYAADHPGRREYWVGGSTVATLLGQRIAPALLDRYLARTGYDSQQTDDPVEPSRPVNLWEPADGAQSADHGAHGVFDNQAHGRSLQLWLSRHRRPLAWGAAAAASLGGVGTGLAASRRPPSQRERLEVSLRRAAHSSSSPWTKAWGRLPRSWR from the coding sequence GTGGTGGTCATCACGGGTGCGAGTGCGGGCGTGGGCCGCGCCGCAGCCCGTGCGTTCGCCACCCGAGGAGCCGCTGTTGCCCTGCTCGCACGGGGCCAGCAGGGCCTGGAGCAGGCCGCCCACGACGTGCGGGCGGCCGACGGGCGAGCGCTGCCCCTGACGGTCGACGTCGCGGACGCCCAGGCCGTGGACGCGGCCGCCCAGCGGGTGGAGGACGAACTCGGACCGATCGACGTATGGGTGAACGCCGCGTTCACCACCGTCTTCGCGCCTGTGACCGAGATCAATCCGGAAGAGCTGAAGCGGGCCACCGAAGTGACGTACTTCGGGTTCGTACACGGCACCCAGGCGGCCCTGCGGCGCATGCTGCCGCGGGATCGGGGCACGATCGTGCAGGTTGGTTCGGCCCTGGCCTACCGCAGCGTGCCGTTGCAGGCGGTGTACTGCGGTGCGAAGCACGCCATCCAGGGGTTCACCGACTCTCTGCGCTGCGAGCTGTTGCACGACGGCAGCGGCGTGCGGGTGACCACCGTCCATCTGCCGGGCGTGAACACACCGCAGTTCAGCTGGGTGCTGACCCGGTTGCCGCGCCATCCGCAGCCGGTGCCTCCGGTCTATCAGCCGGAGGTGGCCGCCGAGGGCATCCTGTACGCGGCCGACCATCCCGGTCGGCGCGAATACTGGGTCGGCGGCTCGACCGTCGCCACGCTGCTCGGGCAGCGGATCGCCCCCGCCCTGTTGGACCGCTATCTGGCCCGTACCGGTTACGACTCGCAGCAGACGGACGATCCCGTCGAACCCTCCCGGCCCGTCAACCTCTGGGAGCCGGCCGACGGCGCCCAGTCGGCCGACCACGGCGCCCACGGCGTCTTCGACAACCAGGCTCATGGACGCAGTCTGCAGCTGTGGCTGTCGCGTCACCGGCGCCCGCTCGCCTGGGGAGCGGCCGCCGCGGCGAGCCTGGGCGGCGTGGGCACGGGGCTGGCCGCCAGTCGGCGCCCGCCGTCTCAGCGTGAACGGCTGGAGGTGTCGTTGAGGCGAGCGGCGCACTCCAGCAGCAGCCCGTGGACGAAGGCCTGGGGCAGGTTGCCGCGCAGTTGGCGCTGA